A region from the Pseudomonas sp. KU26590 genome encodes:
- a CDS encoding I78 family peptidase inhibitor, translated as MPWKYASSGLMLAAALLAGCSSMTKSSSQPEDRVTSSAGGYARCDVAAVQFAVGKPASAALLDQAKAKAGAQTARVLGPNDIVTMEYRSDRLNLNTDDSGKVNRVNCG; from the coding sequence ATGCCCTGGAAATACGCATCATCAGGTCTGATGCTCGCCGCAGCGCTGCTGGCCGGTTGTAGCAGCATGACGAAGTCGTCGAGTCAGCCTGAGGACAGGGTCACCAGTTCCGCTGGTGGTTATGCCCGTTGTGATGTGGCAGCGGTGCAGTTTGCTGTCGGCAAGCCGGCGTCAGCGGCATTGCTGGATCAGGCGAAGGCCAAGGCCGGCGCGCAGACGGCCAGAGTGCTCGGGCCCAACGACATCGTGACAATGGAATACCGGTCGGATCGTCTGAACCTGAACACCGATGATTCCGGGAAGGTCAACCGCGTCAATTGCGGGTAA